The following proteins are co-located in the Eptesicus fuscus isolate TK198812 chromosome 9, DD_ASM_mEF_20220401, whole genome shotgun sequence genome:
- the LOC103298014 gene encoding LOW QUALITY PROTEIN: ferroptosis suppressor protein 1-like (The sequence of the model RefSeq protein was modified relative to this genomic sequence to represent the inferred CDS: substituted 1 base at 1 genomic stop codon) translates to MGSQVSMEVGGVQAAIAGGGFGGITAASQLQALSISFTLVDTQDSFLHSVAALRASVESGFAKKTIVSYPKSFKNSFRRGVVVEIHLKNQTVLLEDGEALPFSHLILATGSTGFFPGKSDQVSSQQEAMQAXENVVKQVQGAQSIVVVAGGSAGVGMAAEIEAEYPEKAVTRIHSHMALADKELLPCVRQEAKEILLQKGVRVPLREWVSSMAELPFKEHREGIRVQTDKGTEAATHLVIVCNGVKVNSFAYHRAFDSGLARNGALRVNEYLQVEGYSHIYAIGDCADGTEPKAAHHAGLHANIAVANIIDAMKQRPFKAYKPGALTFLLAMGRNDGVGQISGFCVGRFMVRLAKSQDLLVSTTWKTMRQSPP, encoded by the coding sequence ATGGGGTCCCAGGTCTCCATggaagtggggggtgtgcaggcggcgaTCGCAGGCGGGGGCTTTGGCGGGATAACCGCCGCCAGCCAGTTGCAGGCACTGAGCATCTCCTTCACGCTGGTGGACACGCAGGACTCCTTCCTCCACAGTGTGGCAGCCCTCCGGGCCTCCGTGGAGAGCGGGTTTGCCAAAAAGACAATCGTTTCCTACCCGAAGAGCTTCAAGAATAGCTTCCGGCGGGGCGTGGTGGTTGAGATCCATCTGAAGAATCAGACGGTGCTGCTGGAGGATGGCGAGGCACTGCCCTTCTCGCATCTTATCCTGGCCACGGGCAGCACTGGGTTCTTCCCCGGCAAGTCGGACCAGGTTTCCAGCCAGCAGGAGGCCATGCAGGCCTAGGAGAACGTGGTGAAGCAGGTCCAGGGCGCACAGTCCATCGTGGTGGTGGCCGGAGGCTCTGCTGGAGTGGGGATGGCAGCGGAGATTGAAGCCGAGTACCCCGAGAAAGCGGTCACTCGTATTCACTCCCACATGGCCCTGGCTGACAAGGAGCTCCTGCCCTGTGTCCGGCAGGAGGCGAAGGAGATCCTGCTCCAGAAAGGCGTGCGGGTGCCGCTGAGGGAGTGGGTGAGCAGCATGGCAGAGCTGCCTTTCAAGGAGCATCGCGAGGGCATCCGTGTACAGACGGACAAAGGCACCGAGGCGGCCACCCACCTGGTCATTGTCTGCAACGGTGTCAAGGTCAACAGCTTTGCCTACCACCGTGCATTTGACAGTGGACTGGCCAGGAACGGTGCCCTGAGGGTGAACGAGTACCTCCAGGTGGAGGGCTACAGCCACATCTACGCCATCGGTGACTGTGCTGACGGGACGGAGCCCAAGGCGGCCCATCATGCTGGCCTCCACGCCAACATCGCCGTGGCCAATATCATCGACGCCATGAAACAGAGGCCCTTCAAGGCCTATAAACCAGGTGCACTGACGTTCCTCTTGGCCATGGGGAGAAATGACGGTGTGGGCCAGATCAGCGGCTTCTGTGTGGGGCGGTTCATGGTTCGGCTGGCCAAGAGCCAGGACCTGTTGGTCTCCACGACCTGGAAAACCATGCGGCAGTCTCCACCCTGA